The Spirochaetota bacterium sequence CTGTCACCATATTTCTTCTTTAAACTTGATATGAGCGCCAGTCTCTCTTCAACCTGATTTATGCGCTCAGGGGAAAAATCAATAGAACGCGAATAATCTCTAAGTGTGGCATGTGCATCTTCTAGCGAATAATATGCTTCTCTGACGGTTTCAAGTACACTCGACAAATTTGGGTCGTAATTTGCCATGTGTCCCAGACTCATCTCTATTTTCTTTAAGCTCTGGACAACACCACGGTCACCCTGCATCAGCTCCTGTACAGTATTTAATTCATTAAAGAGCTTCTCTGCATTGCTCAAAAGATTAGACTCGTTTTTCAACGCTTCTTCTTCATTTGGCTGTAAGTTTGCCTGCTCAATCTCACCAATTGCATGTGTCAAATAATCAATGCGTCGGGCTTTTTCACGTTCGTCAATCTGAAGCGACTGGATTTTTTCTTTAATCTCTTGCAGTTGTTTGTGCAGCTGCGACATTTTTTGCACCAGTGGCTGCAACCTGCCAAAATTATCTAAAAGCTCTCTGTGTTTTGCAACCTGTATAATATTCTGATGCTCATTCTGCCCATGTATGTCTACCAGGTAGTCAGCAATCTCCTTTAGCTTAGACAACGGTATCTGCACGGAATTTGCAAAACACCTGCCTTTCCCATTGGAATAAATTTCTCGACGCAGTATAAGGGTGTTATCATCATTATCAATGCCCGATAGCTCCAGTATGTGCTGCACCTGTGGCAGATTACTTATATCAAAAATGCCTTCAAGCACTGCTCTGTCATAGCCTGAGCGAATCATATCAGTTGACATTTTTTCACCCAGCACTCCGGAAAGCGCATCTATAAGAATTGATTTACCTGCACCAGTTTCACCAGTGAGGATGTTCAACCCTTTCCCAAATGTTACCGATAGCTCATCAATAAGAATAAAATTTTTTATTCTAAGTTCTACTAACATACATCATTCTGCCTGACTGTTTGCTCCCCACCCTAATTTCTGTCGCAATACATCAAAATACCGCCGTGACGGGTGATTTATAATGTGAATCACATATGATGAACGGGAAAAATGTACAACGTCCGTTTCCTGCAAAGCAATAGCTTCCTGACCATCAACTGTCAATAACAAATTTTCTATAGTAGTAACAACACTGGCCGACAATACCATTGAATCGGGGACTATCATGGGGCGAATGGCAAGCGTGTGCGGACAGATTGGATTTACTATAAATACTGATTCATCTTCAGGCAATACAATGGGGCCACCAGCAGAAAGCGAATACGCAGTTGACCCTGTAGCTGTTGCAATAATAAGGCCATCACCTGAATAACACGTAACAAATTCATCATTGAGTTCAAGCCGTATACGGATAGGCCTTGAAAATGACCCTTTGGTAATGACAGCATCGTTGAGATAATCCACAGCCGCGTAGTGTTCACCGTCACGGATAATATTGGCTTTCAGCATTTTCCTTTCTGAAAAGGTAAAATTACCTTTCACAATTTCATCAAAATAATCAAGTGCTTCCTGGGGCAAAAATTCAGTTAAAAAGCCCAACCTACCACGATTAACACCTAGAATAGGAATGTTTGCTGCTGCAAATATTCTGGCAGTACGTATAAATGTACCGTCACCACCTATTGCAACAGCAATATCAACGCTGGTATATGCATCATGCTTTACAATTAATGAAGAAAATTCCTTTTGTAATATTGGATAATCAGGCAAAAGAACTTGTATACCTTTTGCATGTGCTTTTTTTACCAATGCATGTATAATTTTAATAGACCCTTCATCTTCAGGGTGCAGGTTTATTGCTATTTTTTGCATTGTCTTCCTTTAATGGTTTTAGTATAAAAATG is a genomic window containing:
- the recN gene encoding DNA repair protein RecN, whose product is MLVELRIKNFILIDELSVTFGKGLNILTGETGAGKSILIDALSGVLGEKMSTDMIRSGYDRAVLEGIFDISNLPQVQHILELSGIDNDDNTLILRREIYSNGKGRCFANSVQIPLSKLKEIADYLVDIHGQNEHQNIIQVAKHRELLDNFGRLQPLVQKMSQLHKQLQEIKEKIQSLQIDEREKARRIDYLTHAIGEIEQANLQPNEEEALKNESNLLSNAEKLFNELNTVQELMQGDRGVVQSLKKIEMSLGHMANYDPNLSSVLETVREAYYSLEDAHATLRDYSRSIDFSPERINQVEERLALISSLKKKYGDSIQDVIAYAQNAKRELATITSTEEALDKLQQEYQITLKQARELALQLSEKRLESAKKLEQMVTQELADLGMQGTVFRVSIKREISPEGEIEANNKRYILYPHGLDRVEFLLSANEGEDLRQLRKVASGGEMSRIMLALKKCILDADIVDSLVFDEVDAGIGGKTAEVVGKKLKALAKQRQVLVITHLPQIAAMSDNHYMVQKKSVNARTTTYVEKLSPDEKVNEVARMLAGEIVTDLSIKHAKELIELASKQ
- a CDS encoding NAD(+)/NADH kinase, yielding MQKIAINLHPEDEGSIKIIHALVKKAHAKGIQVLLPDYPILQKEFSSLIVKHDAYTSVDIAVAIGGDGTFIRTARIFAAANIPILGVNRGRLGFLTEFLPQEALDYFDEIVKGNFTFSERKMLKANIIRDGEHYAAVDYLNDAVITKGSFSRPIRIRLELNDEFVTCYSGDGLIIATATGSTAYSLSAGGPIVLPEDESVFIVNPICPHTLAIRPMIVPDSMVLSASVVTTIENLLLTVDGQEAIALQETDVVHFSRSSYVIHIINHPSRRYFDVLRQKLGWGANSQAE